The region GGCTGCAGTCGGAGTTAGCGCAAGCCCAGACCCGCGAGCGCGACAACGTGCTGCGCATGAAAGCGGAGATGGAAAACCTGCGCCGCCGTACCGAGCAGGATATCGAGAAGGCGCATAAGTTCGCGCTGGAAAAATTCATCAACGAGCTGCTGCCGGTTATCGACAGCCTCGATCGCGCGCTCGAAGTGGCGAACAAAGAAAACCAGGATATGGCCGCCATGGTGGAAGGGATCGAACTGACCCTGAAATCCATGCTGGACGTGGTGCGCAAGTTCGGCGTGGAAGTGATTGCCGACACCAACGTGCCGCTGGATCCGAACGTGCATCAGGCTATCGCCATGGTGGAGTCGGAAGAGGTTTCTCCGAACCACGTGCTGGCCGTGATGCAAAAAGGCTATACCCTGAATGGCCGTACTATCCGCGCTGCAATGGTGACCGTCGCGAAAGCGAAGGCGTAAGCCGCGCAGTAACAAAAAAGGCCAGTCATCGCGACTGGCCTTTTTTATGGGCGGAGCAGTTAACTGCCTTCCACACTCTCGCGCAGCGGTTTCACCGGTGTGACCCGCACCTGCTTAATCATATTCTCCTGCACATCGAGAATATCGATGTCGTACTGATGCAGACGCAGGCGAATACCGGCGGAAGGGATATCTTCCAGCGCTTCGAGGATCATGCCGTTGATGGTGCGGGCTTCGTCCTCCGGCAGGCGCCAGTTAAAGGCTTTGTTGATCTCGCGCACGTTGGCGCCGCCTTCGATAATCACCGAGCCGTCGTTTTGCGGCGTGACCTCTTCGGCAAGCGTCGGCGACATTGACGTGGTGAAGTCACCGACGATCTCTTCGAGAATATCTTCTACCGTCACCAGCCCCTGAATATCGCCATATTCGTTGACCACCAGGCCCACTTTCTTTTTATTGCGCTGGAATTTCACCAGTTGGACGCTGAGCGGCGTGCCTTCCGGCACGTAATAGATTTCATCGGCGGCGCGCAGCATCACCTCTTTGGTGAACTCTTTTTTCTCATTCATCTGCCGCCAGGCTTCGCGGATGCGTAGCATGCCGATGGCGTCGTCGAGCGACTCGCGATAGAGCACGATGCGCCCGTGGGGCGAGTGGGTGAGCTGGCGGACAATGGATTTCCAGTCGTCGTTGATATCGATGCCCACGATATCGTTGCGCGGCACCATGATGTCGCTGACGCTGACCTTTTCCAGATCCAACACCGACAGCAGCATGTCCTGATTGCGGCGCGAAATCTGCGAGCGCGACTCATGCACAATGGTGCGCAGTTCATCTTTGCTGAGCGCGGCGCTGACGACGTTATCCGCCTTGATACCGACCATGCGCATCAGCAGGCGCGTAATCGTATTCAGCAGCCAGACCAGCGGCATCATCACGATTTGCAGCGGCCCCAGCAGGAAACTGCTCGGGAAGGCGACTTTTTCCGGGTAGAGCGCCGCGACGGTTTTTGGCAGCACTTCGGCGAAAATCAGCACTACAAAGGTGAGCACGCCTGTGGCGATCGCAACACCGGCGTCGCCATAGAGGCGCATACCGACGATGGTCGCCAGCGACGAGGCGAGGATATTGACCAGGTTATTGCCGATTAACACCAGGCTTATCAGGCGATCGGGCTTGCGTAGCAGGCGCTCCACGCGTTTTGCCGCGCGATTCCCCTGCTTCGACAGGTGCCGAAGGCGGTAGCGGTTGAGGGTCATCATGCCGGTTTCGGAACCGGAGAAATAAGCGGAGACCACCACCATCACGATAAGCGTTACGATGAGCGTGGTGGTTGAGATATGTTCCAAACGCGTTGTCCTTAGATGTGTGACTCGTTAGCCGGCGAACTGCTGAATGACCCGGCTGCCGAAATAGGCCAGCGTCAGCAATGCGGCGCCCGCGACGTTAAACCACACCACGCGGCGACCGCGCCAGCCTTCATGATAGTGTCCCCAGAGCAGGATGATATAGACAAACCATGCGACAATAGACAGCACCGCTTTGTCGATATTCTCCATGCTGAACATATTGTGAAGATAGAACAGGCCGGTGCAGAGCGTCAGGGTCAGCAGCACGACGCCGACCTGGGTGATATGAAACATTTTGCGCTCAATGCCCATCAGCGGCGGCATCTCGGCGCTGAAGACCAGCTTTTTGTTTTTCAGCAGATAGTCTATCCACGCCAGTTGCAACGCGTAGAGCGCGGCGATGATGAGCGTCGCGTAAGAGAAGAGCGACAGGCCGATGTGCACCATCATGCCAGGCGTGGTCTCAAGGTGCGTAATGTATTCATTCGGCACGAAGGTCGCGAACGCCAGATTGATCAGCGCGAAAGCATAGACAATCGGCAATAGCAGCCAGCCGCGATTTTTCGAGGCGACAATCGTCATCACAGTGCAGATCATCAGGCTTACCAGCGAGCCGACGTTCAGCAGGCTGAGATTCTGCCCGCCGCTGCCGTTCGGGAAAATTCGGCTTTCCAGCGCGACGGCGTGACAGACGAGCGCTATCACCGCCGAAAGTATCGCAAGGCGGCGCCACGCGCTGTTCTTGCGAAGCAGGCCGGGAATGATAAGCGCCAGGCTTACCGAGTAGGCGACAAGCGCCAGCAGTGAAAAAACAGGCATATAGGATGTCGGTTTAGCCAGAAGAGAAAGAGAAGCAGTATAGCGTTACGCGCCGCCTGCTCCAACCGTTGCATCACAACCAGGGCGGCTTCATGTTATACTGCGCCTCATTCGTACTCGGTGTCGCTGCGGCGGCCTAAAGTTACCCTTGGGCAAGAGATCATGTTTGATAATTTAACTGACCGTTTGTCGCGCACGCTGCGCAATATCAGCGGCCGTGGGCGCCTGACTGAAGACAACATTAAAGAGACCCTGCGCGAAGTGCGCATGGCGCTGCTGGAGGCGGACGTCGCACTGCCGGTAGTGCGCGATTTCATTAACCGCGTAAAAGAGAAAGCGGTAGGGCACGAAGTTAATAAAAGCCTGACGCCAGGCCAGGAGTTCGTAAAGATTGTTCGTAACGAACTGGTGGCGGCGATGGGCGAAGAGAACCAGAGCCTCAACCTGGCCGCGCAGCCGCCCGCCGTGGTGCTGATGGCGGGCCTGCAGGGCGCAGGTAAAACGACCAGCGTCGGTAAGCTCGGTAAATTCCTGCGCGAAAAACACAAGAAAAAGGTGCTGGTGGTTTCCGCGGACGTTTATCGCCCGGCGGCGATCAAACAGCTCGAAACGCTGGCGCAGCAAGTGGGCGTGGATTTCTTCCCATCCGACGTGGCGCAGAAGCCGGTCGACATCGTGAACGCGGCGCTGAAAGAAGCGAAGCTGAAATTCTACGACGTGCTGCTGGTGGATACCGCCGGTCGTCTGCACGTCGACGAAGCGATGATGGACGAAATCAAGCAGGTGCATGCGTCTATCAAACCGGTGGAAACGCTGTTTGTAGTCGATGCCATGACCGGCCAGGACGCCGCCAATACCGCGAAAGCCTTTAACGAAGCGCTGCCGCTGACCGGTGTGGTGCTGACCAAGGTGGACGGCGACGCCCGCGGCGGTGCGGCGCTCTCCATTCGTCATATCACCGGCAAACCGATTAAATTTCTCGGCGTCGGCGAAAAAACCGAAGCGCTGGAGCCGTTCCATCCGGACCGCATCGCGTCGCGTATTCTCGGCATGGGCGACGTGTTATCGCTTATCGAAGATATCGAAAGCAAAGTCGATCGCGCCCAGGCGGAAAAACTCGCCACCAAGCTTAAAAAAGGCGACGGCTTCGACCTTAACGATTTCCTTGAGCAGCTCAAGCAGATGAAAAACATGGGCGGCATGGCGAGCCTGATGGGCAAGCTGCCGGGCATGGGGCAACTGCCTGACAACGTGAAATCGCAGATGGATGACAAAATCCTGGTGCGCATGGAGGCCATCATTAACTCCATGACAATGAAAGAGCGCGCGAAGCCGGAAATCATCAAAGGCTCCCGCAAGCGCCGTATCGCGGCAGGCTGCGGGATGCAGGTGCAGGACGTTAACCGCCTCCTGAAACAGTTCGACGATATGCAGCGCATGATGAAGAAGATGAAGAAAGGCGGTATGGCGAAGATGATGCGTGGGATGAAAGGCATGATGCCGCCGGGCTTCCCTGGCCGCTAAACAGAGAAAAATCAGGCTATCTTATTTACCATTTTCGCCCCGGGATGTGCTCGGAATGCTCACGTACTGCGTGTACGCTCCGCTTCCTGCGCGCACGCCGTGACGAAACTAGCTGCAACGATATACGCCTGATTGTCCTCTGTTGCTATATGCAGATTGCTTTTTCCTCAGAAATCAGTAAAATTTTCGGGCTTTTAATATGACGCCGGGCTCCGTTCCTCGATGGGGCCCGGTGTTTTATTCACACAAGAGGATGTTATGGTAACTATTCGTTTAGCACGTCACGGCGCGAAAAAGCGTCCGTTCTACCAGGTTGTCGTTACTGATAGCCGCAATGCACGCAACGGTCGCTTCATCGAGCGCGTTGGTTTCTTCAACCCGATCGCGAACGAGAAAGAAGAAGGCACCCGCCTGGATCTGGATCGTATCGAACACTGGGTTGGCCAGGGCGCTACCGTTTCCGATCGCGTTTCCGCGCTGATCAAAGCAGCAAAAAAAGCAGCTTAATCTGTCACGGTGGTCATGATGAGCAAGCAAGACGCCGCTAAAGCCCCCGTTAACCCGATTGTTCTCGGGAAAATGGGTTCTTCTTACGGCATTCGTGGTTGGCTCAGAGTGTTTTCCTCCACCGAAGACGCCGAAAGCATTTTTGACTATCAGCCCTGGTTTATCCAGCAGGCGGGTCAGTGGCAGCAAGTACAGCTGGAAAGCTGGAAGCACCACAATCAGGACATGATCATCAAGCTGAAAGGCGTTGACGATCGTGATGCCGCGAATCTGCTGACCAATTGCGAAATTGTCGTGGATTCTTCGCAGTTGCCGGACCTCGAAGAGGGCGACTACTACTGGAAAGACCTTATCGGTTGCCAGGTGGTCACCACGGAAGGGTACAGCCTTGGTAAAGTCATCGACATGATGGAAACCGGGTCGAACGACGTTCTCGTCGTGAAGGCAAACCTGAAAGATGCGTTTGGTATCAAGGAGCGGTTACTTCCGTTCCTCGATGGGCAGGTTATCAAGAAAGTCGATCTCGCTACTCAAATGATTGAAGTAGATTGGGATCCTGGTTTTTAAACCTCCGGACAAACGGTAATAAACGGCGCTATGTGGATTGGCATAATTAGCCTGTTTCCTGAGATGTTCCGCGCGATTACCGATTACGGGGTAACTGGCCGGGCAGTAAAAAATGGCCTGCTGAGCATCGACAGCTGGAGTCCTCGCGACTTCACGCACGACCGGCACCGTACCGTGGACGACAGGCCCTACGGCGGCGGACCGGGGATGCTAATGATGGTGCAACCCTTGCGGGACGCCATTCACGCAGCGAAAGCCGCGGCAGGCGAGGGCGCAAAGGTGATTTACCTTTCACCTCAGGGACGCAAGCTTGATCAAGCGGGCGTCAGCGAGCTGGCGACGAACGAGAAGTTAATTCTGGTTTGTGGCCGCTACGAAGGGATAGACGAGCGCGTTATCCAGACCGAAATTGACGAAGAATGGTCAATCGGGGATTACGTTCTCAGCGGTGGCGAGCTACCCGCCATGACGCTTATCGATTCGGTTGCCCGGTTTATTCCAGGCGTACTGGGTCACGAGGCGTCGGCAACGGAAGATTCCTTTGCCGATGGGTTGCTGGATTGTCCGCACTATACCCGGCCTGAAGTGTTAGAGGGGATGGAAGTACCGTCAGTATTACTGTCGGGCAACCATGCCGAAATCAGACGCTGGCGCCTGAAGCAGTCGCTGGGCCGTACCTGGCTTAGAAGACCTGAACTTCTGGAAAACCTGGCTCTGACTGAAGAGCAAGCAAAGTTGCTGGCGGAGTTCAAAACCGAACACGCGCAACAGCAACATAGACATGATGGGACTGGCGACGCGTAAGCCGCCACCCGAAACATCAGTTTACCCAGGATAAGAGATTAAATTATGAGCAACATTATTAAGCAACTTGAACAAGAGCAGATGAAGCAGGACGTACCTTCCTTCCGTCCGGGTGATACCGTGGAAGTGAAAGTATGGGTTGTTGAAGGTTCCAAAAAACGTCTGCAGGCATTCGAGGGCGTGGTTATCGCTATCCGTAACCGCGGTCTGCACTCTGCATTCACTGTTCGCAAAATCTCCAACGGCGAAGGCGTTGAGCGTGTCTTCCAGACTCACTCTCCGGTAATTGACAGCATTTCTGTTAAACGTCGTGGTGCTGTACGTAAAGCTAAACTGTACTACCTGCGTGAGCGCACTGGTAAGTCTGCTCGTATCAAAGAGCGTCTTAACTAAGATTCGCTTAAGCGACATCCGATATAAAAAGGGCTGGCCTGCGGGCTGGCCCTTTTTTTGTCCTGAGATTACGCAGCACAGTGTAAAGACCACCTTTTTCCTTCCCTTTACGTTAACTTTTCAGCGCTGAATCATTTACAATAAGCCTCCATTTCTGGAGGTGCAGTGGGCAGCAACGTCTTTTATCGGTCAGGGTTTCGCTACCGCGCGGCTATGCTTGCGCTGTTCGCGATCCTGCTGATTGTGGTGGCGCCGCTTATTTCTGTCAGCCTGCAAAAAGACCCCATGAGCGCGATGCCCGGCATGCACCACGAGATGGTGATGGATGAGATGCCGGCGATAATGCATGCTGAAGAGCATCATCATGAGATGTCTTCGTCTGCGCCCGCCTCCCTGCCTGTCGATCATGCCGAAGCGTGCGGCTACTGCGTTTTGCTGGCGCATGTGCCCGGCCTTTTGCTGGCCCTTACGCTGCTGGTCTCGTTTATTCTGCAACGCGTCCGGCTTCCGGTTGCCCGACCGGTGGCCAGACACTGGCGCTTTTATCCGCGTCTCTGGCCTGATACCCGCGCGCCGCCACCCACGTCTGCTTTTTCCTGCTAAGAATCCCCTGCGCTCAGGCGCAGCGATACCTTCTGCTTTTAAAAAA is a window of Cronobacter muytjensii ATCC 51329 DNA encoding:
- the grpE gene encoding nucleotide exchange factor GrpE translates to MSSKEQKTPDGQAPEEIVTEQHEEVEAVESAESAEQVDPRDEEIARLQSELAQAQTRERDNVLRMKAEMENLRRRTEQDIEKAHKFALEKFINELLPVIDSLDRALEVANKENQDMAAMVEGIELTLKSMLDVVRKFGVEVIADTNVPLDPNVHQAIAMVESEEVSPNHVLAVMQKGYTLNGRTIRAAMVTVAKAKA
- a CDS encoding HlyC/CorC family transporter; translation: MEHISTTTLIVTLIVMVVVSAYFSGSETGMMTLNRYRLRHLSKQGNRAAKRVERLLRKPDRLISLVLIGNNLVNILASSLATIVGMRLYGDAGVAIATGVLTFVVLIFAEVLPKTVAALYPEKVAFPSSFLLGPLQIVMMPLVWLLNTITRLLMRMVGIKADNVVSAALSKDELRTIVHESRSQISRRNQDMLLSVLDLEKVSVSDIMVPRNDIVGIDINDDWKSIVRQLTHSPHGRIVLYRESLDDAIGMLRIREAWRQMNEKKEFTKEVMLRAADEIYYVPEGTPLSVQLVKFQRNKKKVGLVVNEYGDIQGLVTVEDILEEIVGDFTTSMSPTLAEEVTPQNDGSVIIEGGANVREINKAFNWRLPEDEARTINGMILEALEDIPSAGIRLRLHQYDIDILDVQENMIKQVRVTPVKPLRESVEGS
- a CDS encoding cytochrome C assembly family protein gives rise to the protein MPVFSLLALVAYSVSLALIIPGLLRKNSAWRRLAILSAVIALVCHAVALESRIFPNGSGGQNLSLLNVGSLVSLMICTVMTIVASKNRGWLLLPIVYAFALINLAFATFVPNEYITHLETTPGMMVHIGLSLFSYATLIIAALYALQLAWIDYLLKNKKLVFSAEMPPLMGIERKMFHITQVGVVLLTLTLCTGLFYLHNMFSMENIDKAVLSIVAWFVYIILLWGHYHEGWRGRRVVWFNVAGAALLTLAYFGSRVIQQFAG
- the ffh gene encoding signal recognition particle protein, whose amino-acid sequence is MFDNLTDRLSRTLRNISGRGRLTEDNIKETLREVRMALLEADVALPVVRDFINRVKEKAVGHEVNKSLTPGQEFVKIVRNELVAAMGEENQSLNLAAQPPAVVLMAGLQGAGKTTSVGKLGKFLREKHKKKVLVVSADVYRPAAIKQLETLAQQVGVDFFPSDVAQKPVDIVNAALKEAKLKFYDVLLVDTAGRLHVDEAMMDEIKQVHASIKPVETLFVVDAMTGQDAANTAKAFNEALPLTGVVLTKVDGDARGGAALSIRHITGKPIKFLGVGEKTEALEPFHPDRIASRILGMGDVLSLIEDIESKVDRAQAEKLATKLKKGDGFDLNDFLEQLKQMKNMGGMASLMGKLPGMGQLPDNVKSQMDDKILVRMEAIINSMTMKERAKPEIIKGSRKRRIAAGCGMQVQDVNRLLKQFDDMQRMMKKMKKGGMAKMMRGMKGMMPPGFPGR
- the rpsP gene encoding 30S ribosomal protein S16, giving the protein MVTIRLARHGAKKRPFYQVVVTDSRNARNGRFIERVGFFNPIANEKEEGTRLDLDRIEHWVGQGATVSDRVSALIKAAKKAA
- the rimM gene encoding ribosome maturation factor RimM (Essential for efficient processing of 16S rRNA); the encoded protein is MSKQDAAKAPVNPIVLGKMGSSYGIRGWLRVFSSTEDAESIFDYQPWFIQQAGQWQQVQLESWKHHNQDMIIKLKGVDDRDAANLLTNCEIVVDSSQLPDLEEGDYYWKDLIGCQVVTTEGYSLGKVIDMMETGSNDVLVVKANLKDAFGIKERLLPFLDGQVIKKVDLATQMIEVDWDPGF
- the trmD gene encoding tRNA (guanosine(37)-N1)-methyltransferase TrmD gives rise to the protein MWIGIISLFPEMFRAITDYGVTGRAVKNGLLSIDSWSPRDFTHDRHRTVDDRPYGGGPGMLMMVQPLRDAIHAAKAAAGEGAKVIYLSPQGRKLDQAGVSELATNEKLILVCGRYEGIDERVIQTEIDEEWSIGDYVLSGGELPAMTLIDSVARFIPGVLGHEASATEDSFADGLLDCPHYTRPEVLEGMEVPSVLLSGNHAEIRRWRLKQSLGRTWLRRPELLENLALTEEQAKLLAEFKTEHAQQQHRHDGTGDA
- the rplS gene encoding 50S ribosomal protein L19, encoding MSNIIKQLEQEQMKQDVPSFRPGDTVEVKVWVVEGSKKRLQAFEGVVIAIRNRGLHSAFTVRKISNGEGVERVFQTHSPVIDSISVKRRGAVRKAKLYYLRERTGKSARIKERLN
- a CDS encoding DUF2946 domain-containing protein, with translation MGSNVFYRSGFRYRAAMLALFAILLIVVAPLISVSLQKDPMSAMPGMHHEMVMDEMPAIMHAEEHHHEMSSSAPASLPVDHAEACGYCVLLAHVPGLLLALTLLVSFILQRVRLPVARPVARHWRFYPRLWPDTRAPPPTSAFSC